In Palaemon carinicauda isolate YSFRI2023 chromosome 1, ASM3689809v2, whole genome shotgun sequence, the genomic stretch gagagagagagagagagagagagagagagagtgtgtgtgtgtgtgtgtatggggcaGCATCCATGTATTGATTCCATAACTGTAAATCATTGAATAAGGTTAAAATCATCAATTGATTCTTTACCTTTTCTATTTAAATCTAGTAATACTCCTATGCCCTCAGTTTTTTGTATTTCAGCAATCTCCTCATAATCcttgaaaaattaagagaaaaatataaaaatgagtgAGCCGTGCATGTCTCCTACTATGTAAAAGAACCAATTTTGAGTCCAGTCAGTACAAATGTTGCAGTCCCTTATTTTAAGTGTTAATTCAGACTAGTACCAGGTATATATGGTGATTAAGACTTCTTTAGTTTAGGCCTACTATGGAAAGTTTGGGAAACAGTAAAGAGAAACCACAAAGCCAAATGCCTAATCTATATGATAAACCTTATTAACCTTGCCTATTGTTTTTTCTTTAGTTCATTACAGTTAACTGCGGCTGATTTCATTTTTCCAATGAAACATTTATTGGATTGACATGTTATATAAAGTCAGCTCTCCCTATTTGTGGGTTCTTTCTCCGTGATTTTGATTGTTCGCGATATAGACAACCGTATAACCTACTAAATAAAAATCACATATTCACGGTGTTGCGATAGGTACTTTCACAACCCAAACATTTCAAACTGACCACACTCCTTAGCACTCGGCATGCTTTGTGATGTTTCCCTCTCCACAGTGTGTAGAGAGAAACATCACAAATGCTGTATTGGCCATTTTATGTCCAAAATCGAGAAATTGGCCTTTTTGAAACTCTGTTGGCCATTAAATTTTCCATTAGGCCATATTCGTAATCTGGCCATTTTTTGGCCATATTCTGAAGTTTTTACATAATTCATAACATTAAGTTGCGATTTAATTATCTTTATTAACAACAATATGAAATTTTACTATATGTTAAATGTAAATAGGAGAGCAGTAAGAAAATGAAGTCTTTCACTGTGAATGTGAGCAATAATTTGATATTACATGTATGAGACGTGTATAAAACCAACCCAACTCCTGAACATGCTTTGAATCTTTGGTCTCGCGACCTCGCCCGCCCGCGAAATGCATTGGTTATGTAAATGTTGACGATTGATGACGCATAAAAAAGCTGTGGTTCAATGTTGTAACAGCTGTGTGCGCCCCTAACATTTGTGGATTATCACTTGTGTTCAAGCAATTGAATATGCCGAAGTGGAAGGCGTCTTACGACAGTGATATAAAATACAAGAAGGAATGGGAAAAGAAGTATGTGGTTGCAAAAAGCACCTGGAAATAGTGAGGATGCTTTCTGTAAAATCTGTCATTGCACAATGAAAAGTAAACTTTACAATTTTACTCAACATTAAACTTCCTCTAAACACAAATCTAAGATAACCGGTTTGAATCAAAGTTATCTAGCATCATTTGTGGCAGTGACAAAGAAAGATACGGTGTCAGAAGAGGTTAAAAAGGCAGAAATAAAACTGGCGGTGGCAGTTACTTGTCACTGTTCACTAATGGCTATCGATCATTTGAGTGATGTGATTAAAGATTACGGGAAGGGAAGTGTTCTAGAACTTACAAAACTGCATCGAACTAAGTGcactcagattatatatatataaaaaaagtagtcACTGTAGCATTACAGGCAGATTTGAAAGAAGACATAAGAGACAAGAAATTTGTATTACTCATAGATGAATCAACAGATGTTGCAATACAAAAGCACTTATGCATAGTGGTAAGATACTTCTCTGAAAATGTAGGcatcaaaactgtttttttttttttttaggcatgcTTCCTGTATCTTCAGCAACAGCAGAATCTCTTTTTGAGTTACTAAAGATCAAGTTGCGTGAATACGATATGAACTTTGAAAATTGTATTGGATTTTCCAGTGATGGAGCTGCTTCTATGGTCGGGTCTAAAAATTCAGTTTGGACTCGAATCAAGGATGTTGCACCAAACTCCACACAAATGAAGTGTGTTTGTCATTCATTAGCTTTATGCATTCGACATGCTTTCGAAAAACTCCCATCTAGCCTTGGATTCCTCATAAGTGAGACACCACTTTGGTTCTCAAACAGTAACTTACGTAGAGAAGAATACAAATCTCTATTTGAGACATTAAATCCACCTTCTGAAACTGAATGCAGGTACCAAGCACCATTGCCTTTTCAGAAGGATTCTAAAGTTAGGTGGCTTGTAAAAGGGAAGGTGATGTTGAATATCTTGCTAAATTGGGAAGAATTGAAGGCTTATTTTGCAGCCTCGGAAAATACTGGTCACACAATTACAAAATACAAAGCCAGATTATTAAAAGAAATGCTATGTGATAAAATTAATTACTTATATTTTGTGTTTGCCACACCCATTATAAGAGACCTTGAAGCTGTCAATGCAAAGTTCCAGGCCACTAAGACAGATCCGTATAAGCTATCTAATGAATTAGAGATGCTCAGAAAAACTCTTTGCAACAGAATCTACAATTATGATGGCACTGAAAAACTCACTGAAGAAATTGATTTTGGAGCCAAATTTAAGCAAGAAATTCTTTGACATCTCAATGACTTCAAGGTTAGACAGCATGCTGTTGAAGAAGAAAATAAAGTCCTTGACATGAAAAAAAGATGTCGAATGTTTATTATTGAAGCTATTTATTAACTACATTTTAGATTGTGTGATGCAACTGAAGTGTTTAAAAATCTTGCCTTTTTGAATCCTGCAACAGTACTAAGTCAAATAACAAAGGGTCTTTTTCAGATTTACCTATATTGCATTTAGCTCAAAATAATTTGGATGAAATTGAACAACAGTATAGGGAAATTAACCTAACGGATTTGAAAAtggaaaatgtttttgaaaataatgaaattccAGAAGACAGTAAAATTTTGGTTTGGTATCTATCATCATCAGAACTTGAAAGAGTTGGCAACTTATGCACTTGTTTCGTCACACCAGCCAGTAATGCTGTGGTGGAACG encodes the following:
- the LOC137652066 gene encoding zinc finger BED domain-containing protein 5-like codes for the protein MLPVSSATAESLFELLKIKLREYDMNFENCIGFSSDGAASMVGSKNSVWTRIKDVAPNSTQMKCVCHSLALCIRHAFEKLPSSLGFLISETPLWFSNSNLRREEYKSLFETLNPPSETECRYQAPLPFQKDSKVRWLVKGKVMLNILLNWEELKAYFAASENTGHTITKYKARLLKEMLCDKINYLYFVFATPIIRDLEAVNAKFQATKTDPYKLSNELEMLRKTLCNRIYNYDGTEKLTEEIDFGAKFKQEIL